A window of Clavibacter michiganensis contains these coding sequences:
- a CDS encoding APC family permease: protein MTAAAESASAAPQPALARRLGLLDATVLGLGAMIGAGIFAVMPAAARAAGGGLLVGLAIAAVVAFCNATASAQLAARYPSSGGSYLYGRERLGEWPGFLAGWSFVIGKTASCAAMALTFAAYAVPAAWQRPVAALAVVALATVGCLGVTRTARLARVIIAVVLAVIALVLVAGLVAGGPHAAAGPVAGVVDATPYGVLQSAGLLFFAFAGYARIATMGEEVRDPARTIPRAILLALGGALVVYALVAVTLLGVLGDARLGGSTAPLADVVRDAGWAWAVPVVGVGAAAACLGALLALLAGIGRTSLAMAREGDLPRALAVVHPRYRVPQRAEIAVAAVVVALVLTVDLRGVVGFSSFGVLLYYVVANAAAFTQERADRRYPRALQALGVVGCLVLVATLPGASIAVGSGVLLVGVVGRAVVLARRRRAAA, encoded by the coding sequence ATGACCGCCGCCGCCGAATCCGCATCCGCCGCGCCGCAGCCCGCCCTCGCCCGCCGCCTCGGCCTCCTCGACGCCACCGTGCTCGGCCTCGGTGCGATGATCGGCGCCGGGATCTTCGCCGTCATGCCCGCCGCCGCCCGCGCGGCAGGCGGCGGCCTCCTCGTCGGCCTCGCGATCGCGGCGGTCGTCGCGTTCTGCAACGCCACGGCGTCCGCGCAGCTCGCGGCCCGCTACCCGTCGTCCGGCGGCTCGTACCTGTACGGCCGGGAGCGGCTGGGGGAGTGGCCGGGCTTCCTGGCGGGCTGGTCGTTCGTCATCGGCAAGACCGCGAGCTGCGCCGCCATGGCCCTGACCTTCGCCGCGTACGCCGTGCCCGCCGCATGGCAGCGGCCGGTGGCGGCGCTCGCCGTCGTCGCGCTCGCCACTGTCGGCTGCCTCGGCGTGACCCGCACCGCCCGGCTCGCGCGCGTGATCATCGCCGTGGTCCTCGCGGTGATCGCGCTCGTGCTGGTCGCCGGCCTCGTCGCGGGCGGGCCGCATGCAGCCGCAGGACCGGTCGCGGGCGTCGTCGACGCCACGCCCTACGGCGTCCTCCAGTCGGCGGGGCTCCTGTTCTTCGCGTTCGCGGGCTACGCGCGCATCGCGACCATGGGGGAGGAGGTGCGGGATCCCGCCCGCACCATCCCGCGGGCGATCCTGCTGGCGCTCGGCGGCGCGCTCGTCGTCTACGCCCTCGTCGCCGTGACGCTGCTCGGGGTGCTCGGGGACGCGCGGCTCGGCGGATCCACCGCGCCGCTCGCCGACGTCGTGCGCGACGCGGGCTGGGCGTGGGCGGTGCCGGTCGTCGGCGTCGGGGCCGCGGCCGCGTGCCTCGGCGCGCTGCTCGCGCTCCTCGCGGGGATCGGGCGCACGTCGCTCGCGATGGCGCGCGAGGGCGACCTGCCGCGCGCGCTCGCCGTCGTGCACCCGCGGTACCGGGTGCCGCAGCGGGCCGAGATCGCGGTGGCCGCGGTCGTCGTCGCGCTCGTCCTCACCGTGGATCTCCGCGGCGTCGTCGGCTTCTCATCCTTCGGCGTGCTGCTGTACTACGTGGTCGCCAATGCCGCGGCCTTCACGCAGGAGCGCGCGGATCGGCGGTACCCGCGGGCGCTGCAGGCGCTCGGCGTCGTGGGCTGCCTGGTGCTGGTGGCGACGCTGCCCGGGGCGTCCATCGCCGTGGGATCCGGCGTGCTGCTGGTCGGGGTGGTCGGGCGCGCGGTGGTGCTCGCCCGTCGGCGCCGGGCCGCTGCCTGA
- a CDS encoding XdhC family protein — MLEIAAEVLDALADGRRLAVACVTDVLGSAPRTAGTAMAVDDRGRVIGSISGGCVEGAVVEVAHGVLEDGVPALTSFGVSDDDAFQVGLTCGGRIGVVVVEVAPAGDARSPIPVAVRAALEDARAGRAASLALVLEGPAAGAWITGAPDPEADAAVGADPARRIRAELASRLAAGRSGTTEVDCADGPLRVLHLVTAPPPRLLVFGAVDFSAALADAAALLGYRVTVCDARPAFATRARFPSAHEVVAEWPDEYLARTEVDARTVICVLTHDDRFDVPLLVAALRLPVAFVGAMGSRATDVRRRALLVEEGLTEAELARLRSPIGLDIGASTPQETAVSILAEVLAARAGAAGAPLTTTTGPIHGESA, encoded by the coding sequence GTGCTCGAGATCGCCGCGGAGGTGCTCGACGCCCTCGCCGACGGCCGTCGTCTCGCCGTCGCGTGCGTCACGGACGTGCTCGGCAGCGCCCCGCGCACGGCGGGCACGGCGATGGCCGTCGACGACCGGGGCCGGGTCATCGGATCCATCTCCGGCGGCTGCGTCGAGGGCGCCGTCGTCGAGGTGGCCCACGGCGTGCTCGAGGACGGGGTGCCCGCGCTCACGTCCTTCGGCGTCAGCGACGACGACGCGTTCCAGGTCGGCCTGACGTGCGGCGGGCGGATCGGCGTGGTCGTCGTCGAGGTCGCCCCCGCGGGCGACGCGCGGTCTCCGATCCCCGTCGCCGTGCGCGCCGCGCTCGAGGACGCCCGCGCCGGCCGCGCCGCATCGCTCGCGCTCGTGCTGGAGGGGCCGGCCGCCGGCGCGTGGATCACCGGGGCCCCCGACCCCGAGGCCGACGCGGCCGTCGGCGCCGACCCCGCCCGCCGGATCCGCGCCGAGCTCGCCTCCCGCCTCGCCGCCGGCCGCTCGGGCACCACGGAGGTCGACTGCGCCGACGGGCCCCTGCGCGTCCTGCACCTCGTCACCGCCCCGCCGCCCCGCCTGCTCGTCTTCGGCGCCGTCGACTTCTCCGCCGCCCTCGCCGACGCGGCCGCGCTCCTCGGCTACCGGGTGACCGTGTGCGACGCCCGGCCGGCCTTCGCGACCCGCGCGCGCTTCCCATCGGCCCACGAGGTCGTCGCCGAGTGGCCCGACGAGTACCTCGCACGCACCGAGGTCGACGCCCGCACCGTGATCTGCGTGCTCACCCACGACGACCGCTTCGACGTTCCGCTGCTCGTCGCCGCGCTCCGTCTGCCGGTCGCGTTCGTCGGCGCGATGGGATCCCGCGCCACCGACGTGCGCCGCCGCGCGCTGCTCGTGGAGGAGGGCCTGACGGAGGCCGAGCTCGCGCGCCTGCGCTCGCCCATCGGCCTCGACATCGGTGCCAGCACGCCGCAGGAGACGGCCGTCTCCATCCTCGCGGAGGTGCTCGCGGCGCGCGCCGGTGCCGCGGGGGCGCCGCTCACGACGACCACCGGACCGATCCACGGGGAGAGCGCATGA
- a CDS encoding amidohydrolase family protein, with the protein MSEPRTTDHPASPTTDSRRAVHRGHVLHITGSPRVEDARRHLVSVPDGALAIDDAGRIAWVGPYRELPAAFADAPVHGDASDFLIPGFVDAHVHFPQTYTTSAHGGGQLLEWLDSCVFPSEARLEDEGFARMIAADFTRRRIMAGTTSALVFGSAFPHAQDALFEASRDAGLRLVSGRGIQTVGSGPAAPLLTSEEDAIALSCAEIDRWHAVDTGDATTATLQVAIVPRFSLSVTPTTLRGLGELYDVARGEGVHFHSHLNENDRPGTGEIAAVRQVYGTDTYLDTYDGLFLPGSERGGSSLLGRRSVFAHAVHCQDSELARLAETGSSIAHCPTSQQFLGSGTMPWRRTVAAGVNVAIGSDVGAGDEWLVSRVLNDAFKVHLSEPGDAGVEIDAAELLFTGTLAGARALDMEDRYGNLDVGKDADFLTITPDLWEPLALTLAHGIRADDADRATDQILFTLLMGLREPAISAVHVQGRRVSAR; encoded by the coding sequence ATGAGCGAACCCCGGACCACCGACCACCCCGCGTCGCCCACGACGGACTCCCGCCGCGCCGTGCACCGCGGCCACGTCCTCCACATCACGGGGTCCCCGCGCGTCGAGGACGCCCGCCGCCACCTCGTCTCCGTCCCCGACGGCGCGCTCGCGATCGACGACGCCGGCCGCATCGCGTGGGTCGGCCCGTACCGCGAGCTCCCCGCCGCGTTCGCCGACGCTCCCGTGCACGGCGACGCCTCCGACTTCCTGATCCCCGGCTTCGTCGACGCGCACGTGCACTTCCCGCAGACCTACACGACGAGCGCGCACGGCGGCGGCCAGCTCCTCGAGTGGCTCGACTCGTGCGTGTTCCCGTCCGAGGCGCGCCTCGAGGACGAGGGGTTCGCGCGCATGATCGCCGCGGACTTCACGCGCCGCCGCATCATGGCGGGCACCACGAGCGCGCTCGTGTTCGGATCCGCGTTCCCGCACGCCCAGGACGCCCTGTTCGAGGCCTCCCGCGACGCCGGGCTCCGGCTGGTGAGCGGCCGCGGCATCCAGACGGTCGGCTCCGGCCCCGCCGCCCCCCTCCTCACGTCCGAGGAGGACGCGATCGCGCTGTCGTGCGCGGAGATCGACCGCTGGCACGCCGTCGACACGGGCGATGCGACGACGGCGACGCTGCAGGTCGCGATCGTCCCGCGGTTCAGCCTCTCGGTGACGCCGACGACGCTCCGCGGCCTCGGCGAGCTGTACGACGTGGCGCGCGGCGAGGGCGTCCACTTCCACTCGCACCTCAACGAGAACGACAGGCCGGGCACGGGTGAGATCGCGGCCGTCCGCCAGGTCTACGGCACCGACACCTACCTCGACACCTACGACGGGCTCTTCCTGCCCGGGTCGGAGCGCGGCGGATCGAGCCTCCTCGGGCGTCGCAGCGTCTTCGCGCACGCGGTGCACTGCCAGGACTCCGAGCTGGCGCGGCTCGCCGAGACGGGCAGCAGCATCGCGCACTGCCCGACGTCGCAGCAGTTCCTCGGGTCCGGCACGATGCCGTGGCGGCGGACGGTGGCGGCGGGCGTGAACGTGGCGATCGGATCCGACGTGGGCGCCGGCGACGAGTGGCTCGTCTCCCGCGTGCTCAACGACGCGTTCAAGGTGCACCTGTCGGAGCCGGGCGACGCGGGCGTGGAGATCGACGCGGCCGAGCTGCTGTTCACCGGCACGCTCGCGGGCGCCCGCGCGCTCGACATGGAGGACCGCTACGGCAACCTCGACGTCGGCAAGGACGCCGACTTCCTGACGATCACGCCGGACCTCTGGGAGCCGCTCGCCCTCACGCTCGCCCACGGGATCCGCGCGGACGACGCCGATCGCGCCACCGACCAGATCCTCTTCACGCTGCTGATGGGGCTGCGCGAGCCCGCCATCTCGGCTGTGCACGTGCAGGGGCGGCGGGTGTCGGCGCGCTGA
- a CDS encoding phosphatase PAP2 family protein has protein sequence MIRPATGDRLPARRRVRTSPPGRVVRAATRVGPSGTFAAVLILGLLVITAASSLFAGLYVAVIDDDSVALLDEPALHLAMDVRSPWLDTAVTVFTEAAGVYAVPLVGVAVIVALAIRRRQWVPVVLGLTAGAGSLLMTEVGKELVGRDRPPRADAVPPYETSPSFPSGHTLNASVAAGIVAYLLVLRQMRRSTRALTYVIAIVFAASVSLSRVYLGHHWLTDVIAGWLLALAWLALIVVAHRVRLKLMEGRERDAREDT, from the coding sequence GTGATCCGGCCCGCCACCGGCGACCGCCTGCCTGCGCGCCGTCGCGTCCGCACGAGCCCGCCCGGTCGCGTCGTCCGCGCGGCGACCCGCGTCGGTCCTTCGGGCACCTTCGCCGCCGTCCTGATCCTCGGCCTCCTCGTCATCACCGCCGCGTCGAGCCTGTTCGCGGGCCTCTACGTCGCCGTGATCGACGACGACAGCGTCGCCCTCCTCGACGAGCCCGCGCTGCACCTCGCCATGGACGTCCGCTCGCCCTGGCTCGACACCGCCGTCACCGTCTTCACCGAGGCCGCGGGCGTCTACGCCGTGCCGCTCGTGGGCGTCGCGGTCATCGTCGCCCTCGCGATCCGTCGGCGCCAGTGGGTGCCGGTCGTGCTCGGGCTCACCGCGGGCGCCGGATCCCTGCTCATGACGGAGGTCGGCAAGGAGCTCGTCGGCCGCGACCGCCCGCCGCGCGCCGACGCCGTGCCGCCCTACGAGACGTCGCCGTCGTTCCCGTCGGGCCACACCCTCAACGCGAGCGTGGCCGCCGGGATCGTCGCGTACCTGCTCGTCCTGCGGCAGATGCGGCGGTCGACGCGCGCGCTCACCTACGTGATCGCGATCGTGTTCGCCGCCTCGGTGAGCCTCAGCCGCGTGTACCTCGGCCACCACTGGCTCACCGACGTGATCGCGGGCTGGCTGCTGGCGCTCGCGTGGCTGGCGTTGATCGTCGTGGCGCATCGCGTGCGGCTGAAGCTGATGGAGGGGCGTGAGCGGGACGCCCGGGAAGACACCTGA
- a CDS encoding nucleotidyltransferase family protein has product MAGSRFADDDGRPSARIAGVVLAAGAGTRYGGPKALATHPDGTPWLATAIRALADAGCSPVLVVLGARADEAEALLTTLPESAHALVVRADDWALGMSASLRAALRAAAALDPPPVALAVVPVDVPDLDAATVRRVLDAGPADPATLRQAVFRGRPGHPALLGRDHWAPLAAEVRGDAGARPYLASHGAQLVEAADLSTGADVDRRA; this is encoded by the coding sequence ATGGCGGGATCACGGTTCGCGGACGACGACGGGCGACCGTCCGCGCGCATCGCGGGCGTCGTCCTCGCCGCCGGCGCGGGCACCCGGTACGGCGGCCCCAAGGCCCTCGCGACGCATCCCGACGGCACGCCGTGGCTCGCCACCGCGATCCGCGCGCTCGCCGACGCCGGCTGCTCCCCCGTGCTCGTCGTGCTCGGCGCGCGGGCGGACGAGGCGGAGGCGCTCCTCACCACGCTCCCGGAGTCCGCCCACGCGCTCGTCGTGCGCGCCGACGACTGGGCCCTCGGGATGTCCGCCTCCCTGCGCGCGGCGCTCCGGGCCGCTGCCGCCCTCGATCCGCCGCCCGTCGCACTCGCCGTCGTCCCCGTCGACGTCCCCGACCTCGACGCGGCGACCGTCCGGCGCGTGCTCGACGCCGGCCCCGCGGATCCGGCCACGCTCCGCCAGGCCGTCTTCCGCGGCCGGCCCGGCCACCCCGCCCTGCTCGGGCGCGACCACTGGGCGCCGCTGGCCGCCGAGGTGCGCGGCGACGCGGGCGCCCGCCCCTACCTCGCCTCGCACGGCGCGCAGCTCGTCGAGGCGGCGGACCTCAGCACGGGAGCGGACGTCGACCGGCGCGCCTGA